The following proteins are encoded in a genomic region of Dasypus novemcinctus isolate mDasNov1 chromosome 3, mDasNov1.1.hap2, whole genome shotgun sequence:
- the GDPGP1 gene encoding GDP-D-glucose phosphorylase 1 — translation MAIPHDTSEAPYLLPPDEDWEGRGVPDFIYGQEELMAGGVQWPRTASGAPAACLPLSRFDSALCSAWRQRMELGLFRYRLGDLQTQTLPGAVGFVAQLNVERGVQRRRPQNIGSVRQAFDPAQFNFNKIQPGEVLFRLHREPGLPGALQQEDILVVINVSPLEWGHVLLVPEPSHGLPQRLLPGALRAGVEAVLLSSHPGFRVGFNSLGGLASVNHLHLHGYYLAHRLPVEGAPSEPLDPGGHLHLLRALPAPGFLFYTSGPGPGLESLITRVCRATDYLIDREIAHNLFVTRGAPPGKAAPSSALTGVRVILWARKSSFGIKEGEAFNVALCELAGHLPVKTSHDFSTLTEAAALTLIRDCLLPPAQAEEVQAALVALAAQDEQ, via the coding sequence ATGGCCATTCCACATGACACAAGTGAAGCTCCCTATTTGCTACCTCCGGACGAGGACTGGGAAGGGCGAGGCGTTCCTGACTTCATCTATGGGCAGGAGGAGCTCATGGCAGGAGGGGTTCAGTGGCCCAGGACTGCATCGGGCGCCCCGGCGGCCTGCCTGCCACTGTCTCGCTTTGACTCTGCGCTCTGCTCTGCctggaggcagcggatggagctgGGACTGTTCCGTTACCGCCTCGGGGACCTGCAGACCCAAACCCTGCCTGGTGCTGTGGGCTTCGTGGCTCAGCTCAATGTGGAGCGAGGTGTGCAGAGGCGGCGCCCCCAGAACATCGGGAGCGTGAGGCAGGCCTTTGACCCGGCACAGTTTAACTTCAACAAGATCCAGCCAGGAGAAGTCCTCTTCCGTTTGCACCGGGAGCCGGGTCTCCCTGGCGCCCTCCAGCAAGAGGACATCCTTGTGGTGATCAACGTCAGCCCCCTGGAGTGGGGACACGTGCTGCTGGTGCCCGAGCCCAGCCACGGGCTCCCCCAGCGCCTGCTGCCAGGTGCGCTGCGGGCGGGAGTCGAGGCCGTGCTGCTGAGCTCACACCCGGGCTTCCGCGTCGGCTTCAACAGCCTGGGTGGCTTGGCCTCAGTGAATCACCTGCACCTGCATGGCTATTACCTGGCCCACAGACTGCCTGTGGAGGGGGCCCCAAGTGAGCCCCTGGACCCTGGGGGCCACCTGCATCTGCTCCGGGCCCTCCCAGCTCCCGGCTTCCTCTTTTACACCAGCGGTCCAGGGCCTGGCTTGGAATCCTTGATAACCAGGGTATGTCGGGCCACTGACTACCTGATCGACCGTGAGATCGCACACAACTTGTTTGTGACCCGGGGGGCCCCACCTGGAAAGGCAGCACCTTCCTCAGCCCTCACAGGGGTCCGAGTCATCCTCTGGGCCCGGAAGTCGAGCTTTGGGATCAAGGAAGGCGAGGCTTTCAATGTTGCCCTCTGCGAGCTCGCCGGCCACCTCCCTGTGAAAACGTCCCATGACTTCAGCACCCTGACAGAGGCGGCTGCCCTGACCCTCATTCGGGACTGTCTGCTGCCTCCCGCCCAGGCAGAAGAGGTGCAGGCAGCCCTGGTGGCTCTGGCGGCCCAGGATGAGCAGTAA